In Vicugna pacos chromosome 10, VicPac4, whole genome shotgun sequence, the following proteins share a genomic window:
- the LOC102541303 gene encoding olfactory receptor 52B4-like, producing MAALNHTGVSHTVFYLLGIPGLEDQHMWISIPFFVSYTIALLGNSLLISIILTKRSLHEPMYLFLCMLAGADLVLSTCTVPQTLAIFWFRAGEISLDRCITQVFFLSSTFISESGILLVMAFDRYIAICYPVRYITILTHALIGKIGVTIFLRSYGTILPIVFPLKRLTFCQSNILPNTACKHIVLAHVSCDDIRVNIWYVFSVLMSTLVIDVVLIFISYVLILHAVFCIPTQDAHNKALNTCGAHICVIILFYAPGIFSVLTQRFGHHISPYIHVVLANVYILASPMLNPIIYGVKTKQIRDQVVRVFFRKQK from the coding sequence ATGGCTGCCTTAAACCACACTGGTGTTAGCCACACAGTCTTCTACTTACTGGGCATCCCTGGTCTAGAGGATCAGCATATGTGGATTTCCATCCCATTCTTCGTTTCCTATACCATCGCCCTGCTTGGGAACAGTCTGCTCATCAGCATTATCCTCACGAAGCGCAGCCTCCATGAGCCCATGTACCTCTTCCTCTGCATGCTGGCCGGAGCAGACCTTGTCCTCTCCACGTGCACAGTACCTCAGACCCTGGCCATCTTCTGGTTCCGTGCTGGGGAGATCTCTCTTGATCGTTGCATTACTCAGGtattcttcctctcctccaccttcatCTCTGAGTCAGGGATCTTGCTGGTGATGGCGTTTGACCGCTACATTGCCATATGCTACCCAGTGAGATACATCACTATTCTTACACATGCACTGATCGGGAAAATTGGTGTGACTATCTTTTTGAGAAGTTATGGTACAATTTTGCCCATAGTATTTCCTCTGAAGAGACTAACTTTCTGCCAGAGTAACATCCTCCCAAACACGGCTTGTAAGCACATTGTTTTGGCTCATGTTTCCTGTGATGATATACGCGTAAACATTTGGTATGTTTTTTCTGTCCTAATGTCAACTTTGGTCATAGATGTTgtactaatttttatttcttatgtgCTGATTCTCCAtgctgtcttctgcattccaacCCAAGATGCTCACAACAAGGCTCTCAACACATGTGGTGCCCATATCTGTGTCATCATCCTTTTCTATGCACCTGGCATCTTTTCAGTCCTCACTCAGAGATTTGGACATCACATCTCACCCTATATCCATGTCGTGCTGGCCAATGTCTATATTCTGGCTTCACCTATGCTGAATCCCATAATTTATGGGGTCAAGACCAAACAGATCAGGGACCAGGTGGTTCGTGTGTTCTttagaaagcagaaataa